CATATTGTCTGCCATCCTTGGCATGAACCGAAATAATAGATTATGGGAGGAAGTGATTTTAAGACGGGACAGGTATTTTTTCCGGATGAACCGGAGTGTCTCTGATTTTAAAAGGTCAACCGCAGTGCCCACTCTGTCACCGTGATCAAAACCAGACCACACATAAGCCAGAGTAAACAGACTTCAGGATTGGAGACCAGCCAGAGTCGTTTGTGATACACGCTGATCCAGGACCAGGGAATCATCACAAGACAGACTATTGCCAAAACCAAACCAGAGGTATTGGCCTGGGCAGACTGACGGATCTGACCTCGAACAAAATGTGAAAAGGAAGTTGTCATTCCACAACTGGGACAGGGAATGGATAGTTGATTTCGTATAACGCAGGGTGCAAAACCAAATCGTTGATGGGTACCAAATCCACGTGGATCCGGTTTTGTTTGAATCGCAACACTAAACCCGGCAATCAGAAACAGACTCCAACCGATTAACAGCAATTGCATTTTCCAGCCAATGGGTTGCCCCGGGCTGGAAGGAAACAGCGCTGAAAACAGGTTATCGCCTGTTGAATTGGTTGTCGGTTTGGAATTGAAATTCATTTTGAGAATGAGAGAAGCCGTTGTTTATCAGTTCTATTATTTTACTGCAAGACCATTTCAAAAAAATGTCCCGTCAGCTGTGATTCTCCTCGATCAATGCGGTCCCGTCCAGATGCCCTCATATACTTCCACGGCGGGTCCCGTCATAAAAACTTCATCCGAGCCAGCCCATTCCAGACGTAAGTCGCCACCTGGCAGGTGGATAAGCACATTTCGTTCAGAACGACCTGTCAACACGCCAGCAACGGCAGAGGCACAAGCACCAGTTCCGCAGGCTTGTGTTTCTCCCGAACCCCGCTCCCAGACTCGCATCTTGAGCTCAGCAGGAGAGACGACTTCAATGAATTCGGCGTTCACCCGATTTGGAAACACTGAATGCACTTCGACCTGAGGCCCAATCACATGTACCCAATGATCATTGACCTCTTCGACAAACGTGATGCAGTGCGGATTGCCCATTGAGACGCAGGTGACTTCCAGCTTTTGTTCCCCCAGATTGAGCTCTGCATTCACAGGAGGATTGCCGGGAAGTAAGGTAGGAATCTCTGCGCTGGCTAAAATCGGTTTTCCCATATTCACACGTACCTGACTGACTTTCTGGCCGGTGAGTTCGAGATCCAGATTCAAAATGCCGGCTCCTGTTTCGATCTTCAGATGATCCTGCTGCGCGATCCCGTGGTCGTAAACATATTTGGCCACACAGCGAATTCCATTGCCACACATTTCCGACTCGCTGCCGTCGGCGTTAAACATGCGCATCTGCGCATCGGCTGTTTCCGATGGGCAAATCAAAATCAGGCCGTCCGAGCCGATGCCTTTATGGCGGTCACTGACCTGAATCGCCAGACTGGCAATATCTTGAGGTAGTGTCTCTTGAAAACAGTTGACGTAGACATAATCATTGCCCGCGCCGTGCATCTTGGTAAATTTCATCGTTGTGTTTCTAGATCGTCAATTGATTAATAAGTTGTGATACATGGAACCCGAAATCATTCATTCGGTCGATTTCAATCCCAGAAAGATACTTCTACGCAAAGCATTATCCCGACTGGAAAATTCATCTTCGTTACTTGGCAGAATATTTTCCAGTGTTGTCGCCACCATATGAAACTTGGCATCAATATCATCCGCATAATGAACCAGCAATGCTTCCGGCGTATGTGGCGCAATCGGAGAACCCCACTCTGGTAAATTCTGATGCGAAACGATCATATGTTCCAGCCGCAATAACGTTTCCGGTTCGAGATCATCAAACTTTCGGGCATGTTCCCGTACCAGGTCTCGTCCCAGCAGAATATGGCCGATTAGTCGACCTGCCGGCGTATAACTGGAAGCATGCGGTTTGTACTCCAACTCGGTCAGCTTTCCGATGTCATGTAAGATGGCCCCTGCAATCACCAGTGATTTATTCAAAGCAGGTTCCATCTTCTGATAATAGTCCGCATATTTATCTGCCAGATAACTGGCGGTCCTGGTCACAGACAACACATGCTCCAGAAAACCGCCTGTAAATGCGTGATGATTCTTGCTGGCGGCGGCGATCGTTTTGATCTGATCTTTATTTTCTTCCAGAATATCCAGCACCAGATTGCGCAAGGGGACTTCTTCGATTTGTTCTCCGGCAATTTCAGTCAGTTCCTGAAACATCTCCTCGCTCGAAAAGCGAGAGCGTTTAAAATACAGACCAGGGTCAAAACCATCGGCGACATCATCGTCGACGACTGCACGAATGCGATCAATGTCCAGCTGAGGCCCATATTTATTTTCATCGTATCGCGCCCGGACTTTATAGAACTCTCCTTCAACCCAGTTAGACTCACAATCTTCAAACCAGGGAGTATCACTCCAGATCATGGCGGCTGCAGTCACGCTATGGTCGCGGAACTGAACACGATAATACGGTTTGCCATCTCGAGTGGTGGATTTCTCTTTGGAAATCAGCAGCACAAAACTGTCTGCAAACTGCCCTGGTTCCATTTCGCTTAATAACAGCAATTGTTGAGATAAATTCATCGGCCCCGCCTCGGTAGTTCAAAACAGAAAACGAAAACGCCATCTCATTCTAACCTTTATCCAGGTTTATTGTAGGGTCTTCAGAATCATTCGAATTGAACCTGCCATGGCAGACCACAAACCATCCTGCCATCCTTCCGATCCGAGCAGTACTATAGACGGTCTTAATTCAAGACAATTGAATCCATTTTAGGCTCGTTTTTTTAATACTGTCAGTTTGAAAAGAAAATTTTGATTCCCAGACTGAATTCCAACCTGATTTTGTCGTTCTAAAACCTGAATCATCTCCATAAGAGACTATATTTAAACAACTTATAAAAAACAGTCAGATTAGAGAGAACTCGGTAAAAACCATCTCGGAAAAAACAAAGCTCCTGCTATAATACTAGAAGCGAGCAAGCAATAAAGAAGCTCGTGGTTCCCCAAAATCACCCTTTGATTTGGGGCTCATTTTCGCCAATATCAACCTGACTCAGGTTAAGACACTTAATTACAATTTTAAAGCGGAGATTTTTTTCCATGGCTGTCACAATTACTGAAAATGCTTCCAAAGAGCTCAAACGATTCATGGAGGACCAGAATATGGGTGAGGGTTCTCTGTTAAGAATCGGAATCGTTTCTGGTGGTTGTAGTGGATTCCAGTACGATTTCAAATTCGTCGATGAATACGATGAAGAAAATGATACGATCTCTGAGCAACATGGTGTCAAAGTCGTCGTCGATAAAAAAAGCGGTCTCTACCTCGATGGGACGACTGTCGATTTCTACGAAAGCCTTGAAAAACGCGGGTTTACGTTTGAGAACCCCAATGCAGTCAAGTCCTGCGGATGCGGTAGCAGTTTCTCTGCCTGATTCGGTAATGATCGTCTGAATCAGATCGATCCGGAAACAATCGAAACTTTGAAAGATTTTGCCGAGGAGCTGAGAATGCTCCTCGGTTTTCTTTGTTTTCGGACGGCAGTTGTTTACAGTTTACCCCTGTTTCAACCAGTTTCCGAAGTCCGGGTTCTGGATTAATACCGAACCACTGATCAAAGTGCCACAACTGCAATCAGCACTGGAGACGCCCATAATTAGCCAGCGCCAGGAAAAGCGTTTCTCGCAGACACCTCTGACGTCTCCCATCAGCTCTGCGACTATCACAACGAGAACCAGATCGCTATAACCGACACAAAGCCTGCAGTGGTTCAGAATCAATACAGATCGCATAGTACACTATTAACGATACAATTTAAGGAACAAAGACAATGAAGCTGGAAGGGCGAAATGCGCTCGTAACAGGTGCCTCCCGGGGAATTGGTCGGGGATGTGCAATCGAAATGGCGAGAGCAGGGGCAAACGTTGCCATTAACTATCGATCTCATCCCGAAGAAGCCGAAGCCGCAGCAGAAGAAGCACGCTCCTTTGGCGTGAAAGCAATCACAATTCAGGCCGATGTTTCCGACCAGGAATCTGTCGAAGCTGCTGTCGCGAAAGTGGCAGAAGAATTCGGAAGCCTTGATCTATTTGTTTCCAATTCTGCCTATAGCGACCGTGAACTGATTCTGGAAGCCGACATGGAAGGCTTCAAACGAACCATTGATGTTACCATGTGGGGTGCTTTTTTTGGTGTGCGTGCAGCGGCCAGTCAAATGACCAAACAGGGTAAGGGTGGCTCGATCGTTATCATCAGTTCTCCACACGCTGTCATTGCGATTCCTACCTCTGCAGCCTACAACATGGCGAAAGCAGCCATCGACCACATGGCGCGAACGGCGGCCATCGAATTTGCGCAACATAAGATTCGTGTCAACACAGTTCACCCCGGCTGGATTGATACTCCGGGAGAACGCAAATTCTTTACAGACGAACAACTTCAGGCCGGAGCGGAAAATATTCCCTGGAAACGACTGGGAACTCCCAATGAAGTCGGCAAGCTTGTCACATTTCTCTCCAGCTCCGATGCGGACTACATGACCGGTGGTACCACAACGATTGATGGAGGGATCGGACTTCCCTGGTGGTCGAATCGAGCAGAAGGCGCACAATAATTCTGGAAGAACGCGGGGCGAACATCCAACCTGATCCTGAGCTAGCTCAAACAACTCAACTCTTTATATAGTAAAGACTTCAGGTTGATCTATCCCTTATGTCCTCCATCAGATACACTATTGTCCCCTGTAAAACTGGGTGCCAGTAATGTGTTAAAAGAGAGTGCTCTTCTGATCTGGTAACTTTCCGACTAAGATTTATCACTGAGAATCGAAATACATTGACTCATTCTTTACAGAGGAAGCCCCTGAGGATCCTGAAATGACTGACAGTCAGAATAAAATTGAGTTGAAAAATCCGGTAATCGCCGCGATTTTAGCGTTTCTGATTCCTGGTGCCGGTCACTTCTATCAGGGACGAAACTTTAAAGCCACGATTTACTGCTTCTGCATTCTGAGCACGTTTTTTTGTGGCATGGCACTCGGTGACTGGAAAACCGTGTATTACCAGTCACAACCAGGAAAACGTACCCTGGGTTATTTTGCACAAGTCGGTGTAGGCTTACCGGCGCTTCCAGCACTGGTTCAGACATCACGCTACAACAAGCTGGTCTCCCCTTCGAACCAGAATCGAAATGACGTTGATTCCAACTACTTTGAATCGCATCCTTATCGCACGGAAATGCCTTTGGAAGCCCCCTTCAAAGGAACTCTTCTGGATCGAGGCGAGGATGGCAAAAATATCAGCGGCAAGTTGGAAGGATATATCAAATTAAAAACAGTTCCCAGTGATTTTGGAACCGCTATCAGCGGGACGTTTGAGGGAACTCTGGACAACAAACCCATTTCCGCTCTGAATCTCTCTGACCCCGTCGGCATCGGCTTACCACTGGGCGGAGACAAAGAGCGGGTTCTGGAATGTGCTGTCGTGCGAGAAGTGAATGGACGGCAAACAGACACCGGCCATATTGAAGGTTCCATTCCCAGGCCCTTTCTTAACTGGTTTGAAATGCCTTTAAGCAATCGAGAGCTTGATGATATCAATAAAAAACTTGGAAAACGGTATGAGTTCGCCGTTGTTTTCACCTGGATCGCGGGACTGTTAAACCTGCTCGTGATCTGGGATGCATTCGAAGGTCCCGCTTATGGAAAAGGGGATGAAGAAGAAGCTGCCCCTCAGAAAAAACCGGTGGCAGACCCTAAAACTTAAGTGAACCGAAACCCTTTGAAGCACACAATCTCCGTCTCCCCCTTTGATCAATTGAAGGCCTTTAATCATGTCGATTCCACTTCTATTAGCGAACCAGGTGAATGCGGTCGTTTACCTGATTCCGCTCTTGGCGGTGATCAGTCTGGTTTATAACGCCACGCGCTATGAAATCCCACAGGTGATTATACAGCGTTCAATCCGTTTTTTCTTCACGGCGATCATTATCATGGGCGGGCTCATGACCTTGCTGGCGATACTCTCCTGGAACCTGTGAACAGTTTAACACATCACAAGGCGGCCATTGATTTGAGAAACTATCTGACTGTGCCGCTTTTATTTGACTTACTAAAATTTTATTTTCATTTATTTCTATTCAATTGCACTTTAGGTAAATGTTGCACATACTCAGACGATTGCGGGGTTATGGATTCCCTTTCTGCAATAGTTAGGTTGGGATTAATTTATGCAGAATAATGGATTTGCACTGACGGAATTAGTTGATCTGGCGGATCATACTGACCTGTTTGAGCTATTGGACAATGAAAGCGTTTATGCACTTTCTCACCAGGGCTTCACTGCGGGCTTTTCGAGCGTCAAAGCGATCAGCCGTTCAACGGGGATCGAGACACGTCGACTGCTACAGATGGATCTCTCACCAATTGATATCGCGACTGCCATTGCTGAGAAGCTGCAGTTGACGGTAGGCTTTGACTGGGCAGAATGCCCGGCAATTCTTCTCTGTCATTCTCATACAAATAATCAGTCGGCCCGCCAGTTGTGTGACCAGCTCGCAGAGAAGCTCGAGATCCCACCGGAAAAATTCATCGCCTTAAACTATGGTTGCGTCGGCTTTGTGGAACTACTGAGCCGCGCCACACAACTCCTGGAAGATCAACCAGAGGGCGTACACATCCCCTTGCTCACTGTAGAAACCCCCGAGCACTGGCATGACTCTTCCGACAAGGCTTTCTGTGGAATTGTCTCAGCTGGTGCCACCGGGACTACGCTCTGGCGTGGACCAGGACATTCCCTGCTGCATGTGGAAACAGCAACCGAATATATCCCTGCAGAACGGCGTAAGGAAGATCTACCGCTATTCTGGACCGAACAGGGAGATATGTTTGACTTTCGTGGTCAGCCCGAGCATAAACTGGTCATGCACATGGATGGCGAGTCCGTTTTCCTGAATGGCGTGGACCTGATGCTTGAAGCGTGTCTCGAATCATATCAGGAAGTTGCCGAAACCGCAGACCGAATCCTGATTGCCCCGCATCAGCCAAGCGGAAAATTATTAAAAGCCATGATTGCTGCAGCACGGCAAATTCCGATTCAGGCTGACTTCCTCAATAATCTACCCAATTACGGTAACTCCATTTCGTCAACGATTCCTACAATTCTGGCGCGGCTGGAAGAAGTCGTTGAAGAAAACGGTTATGCTCCCGTGGAAGAAGGTGCCCTGATTCTCCTGCCGGCCGCTGGTATCTGTATGGATCGCCTGACCGATTCCATGTGTATCGGAAGAGCAGCCCTCAAGTGGCAGCCTGGACGCTATCGCGAGGAATCCTAAGCAGCATCCCGATCAAAAGCACGCGTCCCAAAGGCTTCGCGTCCTTCGATAATCGAACCTTTGTCAAACCGCTTACCAAAGTATAATGCCTGAGCAGATTCATCACTGAGTACCGTCTCTGCATCCCCGCTGACGAGCACTTGACCGGCACTGATGATATAACTGCGATCCGTAATCGTTAATGTCTCACGTTCACGGTGGTCTGTTAACAGGATGGAAATCCCACTGTCACGCAAGTCGGCAATGATATCCTGAATATCATGAATCGTAACCGGGTCAATTCCAGTAAATGGTTCATCCAGCAGGATTAATTCGGGAGAACTGGCCAGACAACGGGCAATCTCCAATCGCCGGCGTTCTCCCCCTGAAAGCGTTGAAGCAATTTGTTTCCGCTTCGATGTTAAACCGAATTGATCAAGCAGATGGTCAACCGTCTCATGCCTCTGCTTGCGAGTCAGGTCAAGAAATTCGAGGATGGCGTAGATGTTCTGCTCGATAGAAAGTTTGACAAACACGCTTTCATCCTGGGGCAGATAACCCATACC
This window of the Gimesia fumaroli genome carries:
- a CDS encoding SDR family NAD(P)-dependent oxidoreductase; its protein translation is MKLEGRNALVTGASRGIGRGCAIEMARAGANVAINYRSHPEEAEAAAEEARSFGVKAITIQADVSDQESVEAAVAKVAEEFGSLDLFVSNSAYSDRELILEADMEGFKRTIDVTMWGAFFGVRAAASQMTKQGKGGSIVIISSPHAVIAIPTSAAYNMAKAAIDHMARTAAIEFAQHKIRVNTVHPGWIDTPGERKFFTDEQLQAGAENIPWKRLGTPNEVGKLVTFLSSSDADYMTGGTTTIDGGIGLPWWSNRAEGAQ
- a CDS encoding HesB/IscA family protein; amino-acid sequence: MAVTITENASKELKRFMEDQNMGEGSLLRIGIVSGGCSGFQYDFKFVDEYDEENDTISEQHGVKVVVDKKSGLYLDGTTVDFYESLEKRGFTFENPNAVKSCGCGSSFSA
- the dapF gene encoding diaminopimelate epimerase, producing MKFTKMHGAGNDYVYVNCFQETLPQDIASLAIQVSDRHKGIGSDGLILICPSETADAQMRMFNADGSESEMCGNGIRCVAKYVYDHGIAQQDHLKIETGAGILNLDLELTGQKVSQVRVNMGKPILASAEIPTLLPGNPPVNAELNLGEQKLEVTCVSMGNPHCITFVEEVNDHWVHVIGPQVEVHSVFPNRVNAEFIEVVSPAELKMRVWERGSGETQACGTGACASAVAGVLTGRSERNVLIHLPGGDLRLEWAGSDEVFMTGPAVEVYEGIWTGPH
- a CDS encoding DUF2752 domain-containing protein, whose translation is MNFNSKPTTNSTGDNLFSALFPSSPGQPIGWKMQLLLIGWSLFLIAGFSVAIQTKPDPRGFGTHQRFGFAPCVIRNQLSIPCPSCGMTTSFSHFVRGQIRQSAQANTSGLVLAIVCLVMIPWSWISVYHKRLWLVSNPEVCLLWLMCGLVLITVTEWALRLTF
- the lptB gene encoding LPS export ABC transporter ATP-binding protein; this translates as MALLECVGLVKDYPGKRAVDGVDFFVERGEIVGLLGPNGAGKTTTFRMACGMVAPTKGRVYLEGTDVTSWPMYKRARQGMGYLPQDESVFVKLSIEQNIYAILEFLDLTRKQRHETVDHLLDQFGLTSKRKQIASTLSGGERRRLEIARCLASSPELILLDEPFTGIDPVTIHDIQDIIADLRDSGISILLTDHRERETLTITDRSYIISAGQVLVSGDAETVLSDESAQALYFGKRFDKGSIIEGREAFGTRAFDRDAA
- a CDS encoding 3'-5' exoribonuclease YhaM family protein, translated to MNLSQQLLLLSEMEPGQFADSFVLLISKEKSTTRDGKPYYRVQFRDHSVTAAAMIWSDTPWFEDCESNWVEGEFYKVRARYDENKYGPQLDIDRIRAVVDDDVADGFDPGLYFKRSRFSSEEMFQELTEIAGEQIEEVPLRNLVLDILEENKDQIKTIAAASKNHHAFTGGFLEHVLSVTRTASYLADKYADYYQKMEPALNKSLVIAGAILHDIGKLTELEYKPHASSYTPAGRLIGHILLGRDLVREHARKFDDLEPETLLRLEHMIVSHQNLPEWGSPIAPHTPEALLVHYADDIDAKFHMVATTLENILPSNEDEFSSRDNALRRSIFLGLKSTE
- a CDS encoding DUF6677 family protein codes for the protein MTDSQNKIELKNPVIAAILAFLIPGAGHFYQGRNFKATIYCFCILSTFFCGMALGDWKTVYYQSQPGKRTLGYFAQVGVGLPALPALVQTSRYNKLVSPSNQNRNDVDSNYFESHPYRTEMPLEAPFKGTLLDRGEDGKNISGKLEGYIKLKTVPSDFGTAISGTFEGTLDNKPISALNLSDPVGIGLPLGGDKERVLECAVVREVNGRQTDTGHIEGSIPRPFLNWFEMPLSNRELDDINKKLGKRYEFAVVFTWIAGLLNLLVIWDAFEGPAYGKGDEEEAAPQKKPVADPKT
- a CDS encoding beta-ketoacyl-[acyl-carrier-protein] synthase family protein, translated to MQNNGFALTELVDLADHTDLFELLDNESVYALSHQGFTAGFSSVKAISRSTGIETRRLLQMDLSPIDIATAIAEKLQLTVGFDWAECPAILLCHSHTNNQSARQLCDQLAEKLEIPPEKFIALNYGCVGFVELLSRATQLLEDQPEGVHIPLLTVETPEHWHDSSDKAFCGIVSAGATGTTLWRGPGHSLLHVETATEYIPAERRKEDLPLFWTEQGDMFDFRGQPEHKLVMHMDGESVFLNGVDLMLEACLESYQEVAETADRILIAPHQPSGKLLKAMIAAARQIPIQADFLNNLPNYGNSISSTIPTILARLEEVVEENGYAPVEEGALILLPAAGICMDRLTDSMCIGRAALKWQPGRYREES